The Mytilus edulis chromosome 4, xbMytEdul2.2, whole genome shotgun sequence nucleotide sequence cttcagcCCTTCAGTCAAGTTCTTGTCTCTTTCATTATTTCGTGTTTCCATTCTCTTTCTTTTTTGAACTTTCAACtagtataaaatttataaactatTTCACATGAAATGACATTTCATAACTTTGCTATGTCAATACAGCTTTTATGTATTATAACCCTGCAAGAACCATCAAACCCATACTTTTAGCTTACATTTGTccaatgttttatttgaataaaaacataGCCAAACAAGAGTGCCATATAAGAATTAAATAAAGTGACATTTAACAAATCATTAACAAATAAATTGATTATCAACATACTTCATCTGGTAGTTCGCTTTCCAAATCATCTAAACTTTGTTGGCTGATTATGTAGCCATCAACAGTAATGTTTCTTTCGACTggatttactgaaaatgttgacAAAACAGTATAAATGTTATCAATAGAACAAAAAACagatgctcattgttgaaggcggtaaaGTAACATATAAATGTTAGTTTCCGTGTCGTTTGgtcaaaataaaaagaacaaacaaaatacaaGATGATACCTCTTAGTAGACATATATGTCAGGGACTTTCAAACATTATGCTGCAAAGTTTAATTGGACTTAACCTTTTGTTACAGATAGCTTTGTAAATAGTATTAAATGAGAAAGATGTTTTGGTGTATTGCCTTTCCATGTCCAAGATCAAATCAATCAGTAATATGGTTCTATACCCTAAAGGTAGACTATCTAACTGTAGTTAGTTATCCTCCTATGTATTCTCAAATCAGACACCAATCAACCTGCTTacattatcattttaaaatacataatttattcatattgtatAATTTAACAAAATCCTTGctttatgaatttaaaataaacaatacttaCGTATACTTCTTTTTTGGAACAGTTTTACTCTCTCGATAGGATCATCAAATGAAACCTTCAACCTTTTCCTCCCTAAAATAAGCATCAACATTGTATACAAATCACGAAAGGCAAGAATAATACCGattaattatcaaataaaattatttgaaagaaaTAGCATGAGATTCTGAAATtgactataaaatatatattttgtgtacCAGTTGATATTTGCATATATTAATTTGAAgagtctttgtaagagttatccaCATTTCACATTTGTGTATGACAAAAGCACATTGTATTGGACTTAACTCATCACTGTCTTAATATGAGACTTCCGATGAGACCTgccagtttgacatgtacaccttacagtccttccatactcaaaatatactagacctattgcttatagtatctgagatatgtaCTTAATCCAgtttttcatgaaaatttaaCCATTCATTCTTTGATAATAATCCACTCATTCATGACTTAATACCCACTGAATCATGGATCCGCACCCAATCTTTCCTCTCTTGGCTTACCTATATGGACACCATGGGTTGATTTGTCCTCTTGAGGTGGCCGGTGGGCACAACCCTCTTCTGGTACATCTTGAGGTGGCCGGTGGGCACAATCCTCTCCTGGGGCATCTTGTTGGTCTTCTTGAGGTGGCCGGTGGGCACAACCCTCTCCTGGAGCATCTTGTAGGTCTTCTTGAGGTGGCCGGTGGGCACAACCCTCTCCTGGAGCATCTTGTAGGTCTTCTTGAGGTGGCCGGTGGGCACAACCCTCTCCTGGAGCATCTTGTTGGTCGTCTTGAGGTGGCCGGTGGGCACAACCCTCTCCTGGGGCGTCTTGTTGGTCATCTTGAGGTGGCCGGTGGGCACAACCCTCCCCTTGTTCttcaaaatatatatctattcCTTCCTCAGTAACTTCTAGAGGCACAGTATCTGTAAAGACATGCAGCagtaagaaaaaattaaaatactgtggatttttctttctttccatATGGAACAACAAAATATTAAGTTCAAGGGAATCCAAGATGATTATAACTTCCTTTGCAAAATATCAAATGAATCAATGATACATCTTCATCATTTTTTCTAGGTttgttattacaaaaaaaatgtaccagTAACTCGTCCAATTAAGTGTTGGATGAGTTATGGCAATGTCATCTCTTAGCTGTATCTATCAGACTTCTTGTGTTATACATGTTACAATAATGGTTGTTGTCAGAATAAGATGTGCCATATGAATTATATACAGTTTAGATTGAAACTGTTATGAATGGTTCCTGGtaataggttttttttatataaatctggTTGTTTGATTTCTTGTCTTGGACCCCTGTTTTGTTTCATATTAGGCCACTATACATTTTGtgtttaactcattgttgaaagccagaTGTAGCTATATTTGATTCCCAATATCACATCATTTGGActagtggatagttgtcattTCGGCAATGGGCAATCCCACAACATATGCTTAATTGATATTCAAACAAAAAAGGAAATACTGGCCTATGAGTTTGTTCACTCCCTCCTTCAAGTATGATGTTCTTCTCCTTTGAGCAACAATACCTTGCCTGCCTGACCATTGTAGTTTCCTCTTTTTGGCTAATGGCAACTGTTGGATTTTTTCAGGTGTCTTCTGAACTTTTCTCTTTTGTCTTTTTGGCTTTTTAGTGGCAATATGTGTTGTTTCAAGGTGTTGATCCAACACAAAATTACACTCTTTTGGTAGTTCTTTTAATATTTCACTTGCGACTGATGTTAATGTCTGTGATACTTTCTCCAATACAATAAGCTGGTCACTCTCATAACATCTGGTTTTAATTATTTCGagaagattgcatatttttgatCTCTCTTTCTTAATTCTTTGCCTAGGTGGTATTGGTAGGCTCTCTATGCAATACTCCTCACCTTCAATGCTAGAGATGTGCACCTCTGATATGTTGTCATCTTCAAAGCCAGATGTATCTTCTGCGGAATCTAGAGGAAAGCTCTCAACATCAAGACATATGTATGGATTGTCCCTGTAGATGACTGGAATCAAATTCCAAGAATTGGGAAATTGGCGGAACACTGTCATTAAATGTTTGCAGGGCAAGTGCTTATTCATCCAATCCATACATTGACAAGATGGCATTCCACTCTCATTTTCCAAGAAAACTTCATAACAAAGGGTTTTGTTAACCTCGTTAAAACTCTTAACCAAAAACTGTAAAGAGGAAACCTGGTCGATGTCATCCAGTGTTGAATTCTCAGAATCTATCCACCTATGCATACAGTGCTGCACAACTGTCTTTGGTCTATTGTGCAAGAAACTGGGAACCGAGTCATCATACTTTTTGTGCTGGTCAGAAGCTCCTACATTCATTCTCATGTATctacaacatttaaaaattataaaaaacaaaattaaatatatgtacagtaaaaaaatattactatgatagtgtttttattttaattttaatatgaaGTCTGCTTGCAATATTTTGAAATCAGTTAATTAAATGATTGATTTCATGTCATAAATTATTAGTAAATATGCAATCACCACAGTACCTTACAATTGGCAGAAAAAAATGTAACTGTCACTCCTTAATGAAATGGAATGTTAATTAGTAAAGTGGCAACACATTTTTACCAATcttacaaaatataaatgaattacaTCTTATACGAGCTTACTTCACATAACTCTCAGGCAGGAATTTCTTTACAAGAATACTCAACAGCTGGCTCAGGGAACGTGCTTTCTTTTTGTCAAGGTATTCATATTTTAGAGATAGATTTTGCCTCTCTATTCCATTGTTGGTATTCACTGAAACATTAAACCGGTCCTGTCTGTATGCTCTTACCCAGCGCTGGAATTGAAATCAAAATGCTTTTTTCAAAAGTACAATTTGTGTATTTTCATGTTAATTTGTTTAAGCACATTAACaaagaatatttgaaaaataaatcataacAAGTTCATTCAAATTACCTTGTAACATTTCAGCCAAGTTTTCTCAAACCATCTCTGAAGCTTGTCATTCTCTTTCCATAGTGAACTTGACTGAAAAATACACATTTTGTCTAAAATTATGCATGGCTACTTAAAAGAGGTTAGTAGAGTAAGAAGACATATGCATTGGTTTAATCTACTTTCTTGTATTCAAAAGGTTGCTGAACTAAACCATTATTTTTAAACAGTATAACCACTACCAACAAAAAGAGCCCTTGTTGCTCAATTGTGTTGTTTTTTAagtcatgtaaaataaggttaaaatcgtAATAAATAGTCTTATATATCTATGGATATGAATGTAGAAAACTTCTAAAACATAATAACCTTTAATGAATTTAGCGCTTCATTAAAATCCTCATCTGAAAGCGCTTGTGCAAGTGGTCTAAGTAGCATTAAAACATCATTCTTTCTGGTATGCAGTCCATTATGTGTTGCGCTTAACCACCTGTCCCAACTCTGCTCACGATGAAAGTcacacaaataaacaaatgatTCTAAAAAGAGATAACAAGTAATAATTAGTGATGATGTTAGTTACTATTATTGATAGAATAGTAATATCTgatatttatctttatattgttattgttattgccAATGCATACTTTGACTTATAACGATTTACTATTACAACTAATGAATTGGATGGACAGTTGACTCATTGGAACTCATGCTACATCTTATCATAtctattataaattaaaaaagaaataacaagtgaaactgcgagctactgctcactgatgatacccccgccgcaagtggataatattaattgtgtaaaaatatgcaagtgttcggtaaacaggaagttgtcgagtgatgaatctgaaaacgcatcacacggtatagatgacttatattaacccttaaaccaaatttcagaaatccttgtattgtagttcctgagaaaaatgtgacgaaaaattttcaacttggctatcatgtgtaaaatcaaacaagtgttcagtaaacaggaagttgttgagtgatgaatctgaaaacgcatcacacggtatagctgacttatatcaagcctgaaaccaaatttcagaaatcctggtagtgtagttcctgggaaaaatgtgacgaaaaatattcatgggacggactgactgactgacagactgacggactgatggaaggacagacagaggtaaaacagtatacccccctttttttcaaagcgggggtataataaaaaagaaatattcaaggTTTGAAAGTATACCTGGACTTGGAAATACTGCCTCAAGTGCATTGATTTCCTCTTCAGCATAGTCACACATAAAATACTTAGGGGACCAATCAGGGTTCCATTCTTTAATTACATTCAAGGCCTCAATAAGAGAAGAAGTGTCTTCTGTCTCTGTTACAAATGTTGCAACAGTAACATAATTAACATTTGTTGGAACACACAAGAAATACAATGGTAGGGAATATCTTGTGGTTCTGTAGGTGGCATCTAACAAAGTTATCTCTTTTCCATATAAACTGAGGAGCCTTTTCTGCCATGGCGTCTGATGAACATAAAGGAATTTTCTGTTGGTACCGTAAAGTGTCTTTGTATAGGTTTCCCCAATCCTGACATCATCTGCAAATTCTTCATTTGGCCCTACATCTGAAACTACAACAGTTTGtcatatcaaaattcaaaaataaggagatgtagacaggttgcaaatgagacaactatgcagGAAGGTTCAAACTAAGTGgaacatttttaatttctaacatCAATAGGATTCTGTATGTATCTTGAAATAATGTCTCACTTGGAATGCTCAATTGAATATTGACAGTATTCTTTAACCCTACATTTTAATAAGCCATGGTTTTAAGGCTCTTTCTGTAAAATTCAGCATTATAAAAGTGGACtgtatttcttatatattttttttttattaaaactacaTACCGGTACTGTCATCAATACTGTTGTCCCCCTTCAAACGTAGGTGAAACTGTTGTCCTGTATTTTCCTCCTTCCATATTTGAATAAGGTCTGTTACTACTTCCTGTAGtcaatagaaaaaatataataactcaatttctttaatttcaaaaattatatgaTGATGATCCTGTTTATCTCCCACAAGATCAAACAGGTTTCTAATATATTGTAACTAATCTACTTCTTCATGATGCATAGTGTGCAATTATTTAATGTATCAAATATATGTCTTTCAAAGGAACATTCACCAATGATTTGAAGtataatataagatataaatatatataatttatgacATTTCTTGCATTAAAATTACCTGATCGATGTTGCTATTCCTTTGTTTTTTAATGGCAATTGCAATGTGATTCTGGATGTCAATATTAGAGGGCCAGAATCTTTTGTTGGTTATTGCAGGAATTTCTTGCCCTTGAAAAATAGCCTCCTTCATGTAAACTTCTAACAACACTTTCATCTGTGGAACACTTGTTACATTATTTTCCCATACCATCTTCCTAATGTGCTCCTTCAATCTTTGGTCCATGGAAAGGAGCAAGCTAGCAGActggtaaaaaaataattataaaagctTTAAATTTAACTACTTTGATCATTAGAAGCTTTTATCCTTTATACTTATATAGAACTTAAGAAGTCATAATCCAACTTATGTATGACTAACGATTTCTTAATCCAGAAACTTTGATAATGACTCTATACTTATGTATGACTAAATAATTCGTAATCCAGCTACCCAGATAATGACTCTTTACTCATGTATGACTAAATAAGTCGTAATGCAGCTACCCGGATTATGACTCTTTACTCATGTATGACTAAATAAGTCGTTATCCAGCTACCCGGATAATGACTCTTTACTCATGTATGACTAAATAAGTCGTTATCCAGCTACACGGATAATGACTCTATTCTTATGTGTGACTAAATAAGTTGTAATCCAGCAACCTGGATAATGACTCTATACTAATGTATGACTAAAGAAGAAGTAATCTAGCTACCTGGACGATGACTCCATTCCTATGTATGACTAAATAAGTCGTTATCCAGCTACCCGGATAACAACTCTATACTAATGTATGACTAAATAAGTCATTATCCAGCTACCCGGATAATGACTCTATACTAATGTACAACTAAATAAGTCGTAATCCAGCTACCCGGATAATGACTCTTTACTCATGTATGACTAAAGAAGTCGTTATCCAGCTACCCGGATAATGACTATTTACTCATGTATGACTAAATAAGTCATTATCCAGCTACGCGGATAATAACTCTATACTAATGTATGACTAAATAAGTCATTATCCAGCTACCCGGATAATGACTCTTTACTCATGTATGACTAAAGAAGTCGTTATCCAGCTACCCGGATAATGACTATTTACTCATGTATGACTAAATAAGTCGTTATCCAGCTACCCAGATAATGACTCTATACTAATGTATGACTAAATAAGTCGTAATCCAGCTACCCGGATAATGACTCTTTACTCATGTATGACTAAAGAAGTCATTATATAGCTACCCGGATAATGACTATTTACTCATGTATGACTAAATAAGTCGTTATCCAGCTACCCAGATAATCACTCTATACTAATGTACAACTAAATAAGTCGTAATCCAGCTACCCGGATAATGACTCTTTACTCATGTATGACTAAAGAAGTCGTTATCC carries:
- the LOC139520425 gene encoding uncharacterized protein, which codes for MIQRFLQELPEIDVNSTAYEKDTISSKLKKAIEKKEQLCIEHKFFIALPDPSDHRNHLSGESASLLLSMDQRLKEHIRKMVWENNVTSVPQMKVLLEVYMKEAIFQGQEIPAITNKRFWPSNIDIQNHIAIAIKKQRNSNIDQEVVTDLIQIWKEENTGQQFHLRLKGDNSIDDSTVSDVGPNEEFADDVRIGETYTKTLYGTNRKFLYVHQTPWQKRLLSLYGKEITLLDATYRTTRYSLPLYFLCVPTNVNYVTVATFVTETEDTSSLIEALNVIKEWNPDWSPKYFMCDYAEEEINALEAVFPSPESFVYLCDFHREQSWDRWLSATHNGLHTRKNDVLMLLRPLAQALSDEDFNEALNSLKSSSLWKENDKLQRWFEKTWLKCYKRWVRAYRQDRFNVSVNTNNGIERQNLSLKYEYLDKKKARSLSQLLSILVKKFLPESYVKYMRMNVGASDQHKKYDDSVPSFLHNRPKTVVQHCMHRWIDSENSTLDDIDQVSSLQFLVKSFNEVNKTLCYEVFLENESGMPSCQCMDWMNKHLPCKHLMTVFRQFPNSWNLIPVIYRDNPYICLDVESFPLDSAEDTSGFEDDNISEVHISSIEGEEYCIESLPIPPRQRIKKERSKICNLLEIIKTRCYESDQLIVLEKVSQTLTSVASEILKELPKECNFVLDQHLETTHIATKKPKRQKRKVQKTPEKIQQLPLAKKRKLQWSGRQGIVAQRRRTSYLKEGVNKLIDTVPLEVTEEGIDIYFEEQGEGCAHRPPQDDQQDAPGEGCAHRPPQDDQQDAPGEGCAHRPPQEDLQDAPGEGCAHRPPQEDLQDAPGEGCAHRPPQEDQQDAPGEDCAHRPPQDVPEEGCAHRPPQEDKSTHGVHIGRKRLKVSFDDPIERVKLFQKRSILNPVERNITVDGYIISQQSLDDLESELPDEVMNAYISIKSRQCEKRSVAFIPCATITAMFCEEINANDPFPSHGYLQEVNLEHYEILIGAICENESHWCLMVILPQKRELVYMNPLGESPKRKDQYLQNWLLFLAERYNRGIGEIPLDGWSIGSKAHRRQMDSHSCGVFTLKFAELVLEDDNNYKFDSSFRGIRALRHIIGQFLIENSEEENNKTTEVSSNLPQLPVVSTVTDLPRKSPKLRKPRIARRVAAVGSEEMIFESTNWLYDAVSAYTLLTQTITSGMCGIMDDMPMTIKKGTASVNGHNLALLFENHVKEKLKSVVEISDGGTSYYSPHWRHIRWVKNLSLALQMDMRISIAGHCNRVKIFGTNGLEELNALVLSTFGTWKPKNKLRVGFGHGYFLTVKDVENEKLVERLEEITSQNLNAGYEYFTDVLFVEAQILVVSHIKGMKITEADNLLYPIKIRHEQV